The segment TCGGCGATCATCTTTTCCGTGGCGTGACGACTTCCCCCGCGCAGGAGCTCATGGCGCATTGGGACGGCGTTCGCAGCGTCTCCGCGGTCAACCGCATCTCGCCGGGAGAACTCAAGGGCTACGGCACCATTGCGGGAAAGCGGAGCGCCGAAGAACCGCGCCTCATCGACGTTTCGCTCATCATCGAAAAGCCGGCCGTCGAGGTCGCGCGCGAGTCGCTCCATGTCGACGGACTCCCGGAGGACACGTTTCTCGGCTGGTTCGGCATGCACCTGCTCGCGCCCAGCATCTACGACGTTCTCGAGGAAATGATTCGCGGCGACATGCGCGACGGCGGCGAATTCCAGCTCACCCGCGCCCAGGAAATCCAGCGCCAGCGCCACGGCTATCTCGCGCTCGAGATGACCAGTGCGCAGCGCTACGATTTCGGCGTGCCGGACGATTTTCTCGCGAGCGTTGCCGCCTTTCGGCAGTAGTCATCGGGAGTGAATCCGCACGTCGAGGTTTCCGGCACCGGTGACATTCCGGTCGTGTGTGTGCATGGCTGGGCCTGTCACGGCGGGCATTTCGCCGAGGTGGCGGAACGGCTTGGGTCGCGATTCCGGGTGTATCGGCCGGATCTGCCGGGGCATGGCCAGACGCCGCTCGGAAACTTCGAGCCAACCTTTCCCGGCTACACGGCCGTCCTCGCTGATTTCTTGAAATCGCTCGCCCCGGCGCGTCCGATGGTCGTCGGACACAGCATGGGCGGCGTGCTTTCGCTGATGGCGGCTGCCCAGGTCGACGTGCGTGCGGTGATCAATCTCGACGGCAGCCTGCCTGCGCGGGAGAGCACGCTGGCTGCGCAGGCGACGGTGGCCTCATGGCTCGATGAACCCGATTATCTCGAGCGGCTGCGGGTCGCGCTCGCGGAAGGATTTTTTCTCCCGACGGAGCGCGGACCGCGATGCAACGAAATCATCGACGGCATGTGCCGCGCGCCGCGCGAAGTTCTCCGATTTCTGCCGGAGCAGATTCACACGATCGATCCCTCCGCGTTTCTGCCGCGAGTGCAGGCGCCGATGCTCTACGTCGGGGCAGCGCGACCGCGCTACGACGAGGCAGGGGCGCTCGCGCTGAATGCGGCGATCCGGTTCACGCAGATTGCCGGCGCGGGTCACTTCCTGCCGATTTTTGCGGCGGAGAAAGTTGCGGATCTCGTCGAGCGAGTCGCTGCGGCGACCTAGCCGGAGGGCCGCATTCGGGCCTCGAGGATCCAGCGCCACGGGATGGCGCCGTGGCTGAGCATCCAGTCGTTGAACTGCTTG is part of the Chthoniobacterales bacterium genome and harbors:
- a CDS encoding sugar phosphate nucleotidyltransferase; its protein translation is MSATVRKAVVPAAGLGTRLFPASHAVKKELFPVVGPDGIARAMIHYHLLELVNAGIEEVCVIVQPGDDAPIRAYFEGADDAYLRRLEKYPRLHAEALHMRELAGRLRFATQHEQEGYGHAVFQSRDFAAGEPVVLCLGDHLFRGVTTSPAQELMAHWDGVRSVSAVNRISPGELKGYGTIAGKRSAEEPRLIDVSLIIEKPAVEVARESLHVDGLPEDTFLGWFGMHLLAPSIYDVLEEMIRGDMRDGGEFQLTRAQEIQRQRHGYLALEMTSAQRYDFGVPDDFLASVAAFRQ
- a CDS encoding alpha/beta hydrolase, which codes for MNPHVEVSGTGDIPVVCVHGWACHGGHFAEVAERLGSRFRVYRPDLPGHGQTPLGNFEPTFPGYTAVLADFLKSLAPARPMVVGHSMGGVLSLMAAAQVDVRAVINLDGSLPARESTLAAQATVASWLDEPDYLERLRVALAEGFFLPTERGPRCNEIIDGMCRAPREVLRFLPEQIHTIDPSAFLPRVQAPMLYVGAARPRYDEAGALALNAAIRFTQIAGAGHFLPIFAAEKVADLVERVAAAT